A section of the Branchiostoma lanceolatum isolate klBraLanc5 chromosome 19, klBraLanc5.hap2, whole genome shotgun sequence genome encodes:
- the LOC136424973 gene encoding biogenesis of lysosome-related organelles complex 1 subunit 6-like — protein sequence MSSDDCKMEEVTEVAAEATESPLKTDSHPSDQAATSGATVQEAVDEETVSLLTDGLIRKLGPETDSVKDKLDELIRNQEVMIEAMQHENTRFTESEATKSLGELLSEAKRYHNKLVLIRKEMVALHEKSTKLKKRALKLQQQKQKEDLHKEQQKERELEKERQLMARPAAKPEQR from the exons ATGTCTTCAGATGATTGTAAGATGGAGGAGGTAACGGAAGTCGCTGCAGAAGCTACCGAGAGTCCCTTGAAGACGGACAGTCATCCTTCAGACCAGGCAGCCACAAGTGGGGCAACAGTACAAG AAGCAGTTGATGAGGAGACAGTGTCGCTGCTGACAGATGGACTCATCCGAAAACTTGGTCCAGAGACAGACTCAGTCAAAGATAAACTGGATGAATTAAT AAGGAACCAGGAAGTTATGATAGAAGctatgcaacatgaaaacacAAGGTTCACGGAAAGTGAAGCGACCAAAAGCCTCGGAGAGCTG TTGTCAGAGGCCAAGAGGTACCACAACAAACTGGTTCTCATCAGGAAAGAGATGGTGGCTCTTCACGAGAAAAGTACCAAGTTGAAG AAACGTGCGCTGAAACTTCAACAACAGAAACAGAAGGAAGACCTCCACAAGGAACAACAGAAGGAAAGAGAACTGGAAAAAGAGAGACAACTTATGGCCAGACCAGCTGCTAAACCAGAACAAAGATAG
- the LOC136424961 gene encoding pneumococcal serine-rich repeat protein-like, translated as MASNNLSEEIQEDILSCPICYHQLREPKALPCQHTYCCDCLQELARRADNGQFNCPECGKAITIPAQGVQAFPTNFLVANVLQKVQQCKEEKQKQADETDMCDVHRQEAQVVCDTCTVLVCTSCLKSGHKGHTLKHIDQEKAIKVDEVKKLIAKSGEVSAGLSLQESHTLVKQRLQEKHDEIAKQIESRASAAIHTLLRQKKSLLKELGQRRERKLEKIGQRETRCNRLIDTMLEGRNQAEEAINSNTPLLYKDISSHCHSLSAAILDGIAYRSKYSPLQEEVCGLRFEPSLVELGHFVEGSVEVSPRGGSQASPRHNVQRILSSISVAKSHDNNELNRGKKVHFGSTCVTAAAGSASVNNGTLIILDDDDDDTLSSSHTSTNQQETTARKHKPSPKSHIRYQSAEPQASCSHALDLPAIPKESNAATSSVTQATMAAQKFLSHIAFPIAFPMPSGNCNGDSSDQTTTHRPTSLVSKLQQQLDTSTRDNNGDNTAELSAQENTSLVSKLQQRLDTATRDNNGDNTAELSARENASLASDLRGRLDTTTATGDSNSDNTAEMAARENTSLVSELRGLLDTTAATRDSNSDNTAELAARARLQFASRLRGRLGTIFAPGDMYNIDKTTQQLVTLMRLASDLKCPKRLHTNVATSQKFPRPAAEFRERPDASAATGDSNGSKAKTTVRNASSLLWRPARHMKPLVKIMRLKSAANTSTTSSSRANGASASTSASTSASASSNDIGQPEAERAGPSSSPILRSSRRVNRASASTSASTSASTSASASYNDIGLPEATRAGPSSSPILRSSNRFNRACASTSASASTSASAQGSSNDIVQPEAARTGPSSSATLHSSSRVNRASASASASASSNDIAHPKAKRGGPSSSANPKDDNRPIKKLRSLRLSCSDKEHWFVKNDVDVTDDDDGDD; from the exons ATGGCGTCCAATAACCTTTCTGAGGAGATACAAGAAGATATCCTGAGTTGTCCAATTTGTTACCACCAGCTGAGAGAACCCAAGGCACTGCCCTGTCAGCACACATACTGCTGTGACTGTTTACAGGAGCTGGCCAGGAGGGCTGACAATGGACAGTTCAATTGTCCGGAATGCGG AAAAGCCATCACTATCCCAGCACAAGGAGTGCAAGCCTTCCCCACCAATTTCCTTGTCGCAAATGTCCTGCAGAAGGTCCAACAGTGTAAGGAAGAGAAACAGAAACAAGCAGACGAGACCGACATGTGTGACGTCCACAGACAGGAAGCCCAGGTGGTTTGTGACACGTGTACTGTTCTCGTCTGCACATCCTGCTTGAAATCTGGTCACAAGGGACACACACTGAAACACATCGACCAAGAAAAAGCCATCAAGGTGGATGAAGTGAAAAAGCTTATCGCGAAAAGTGGTGAGGTCTCCGCAGGTCTCTCTCTTCAAGAGTCACACACTCTCGTGAAACAACGCCTACAAGAGAAGCACGATGAAATCGCAAAGCAGATAGAATCCAGGGCATCTGCCGCTATTCACACACTCTTGCGCCAGAAAAAGAGTCTCCTAAAAGAGCTAGGCCAGCGAAGAGAACGAAAACTTGAAAAGATCGGCCAAAGGGAGACACGGTGTAACAGACTGATAGACACGATGTTGGAAGGTAGGAATCAAGCTGAAGAAGCCATCAACAGTAACACACCCTTACTGTACAAAGACATCTCTTCACACTGTCACAGTCTATCAGCTGCGATTTTAGATGGAATTGCTTACCGTTCGAAATATTCTCCACTACAAGAAGAAGTTTGCGGTCTTAGGTTTGAACCAAGCTTAGTGGAACTGGGGCACTTTGTCGAAGGAAGTGTCGAGGTAAGTCCTCGCGGTGGTTCACAGGCTTCTCCTCGACATAACGTCCAACGAATACTAAGCAGTATTTCTGTCGCTAAAAGCCATGACAACAATGAGCTGAATCGAGgcaaaaaagtacattttggaTCAACTTGTGTCACAGCTGCAGCTGGTAGTGCTTCAGTCAACAATGGCACTCTTATCAttttggatgatgatgatgatgatacgtTAAGTAGTAGCCACACTTCTACCAACCAGCAAGAAACAACTGCAAGGAAACACAAACCGTCCCCCAAGTCTCATATCCGTTATCAGAGCGCCGAGCCTCAAGCCTCGTGTAGCCATGCTTTGGATCTACCAGCAATACCGAAGGAGAGTAATGCCGCTACTTCATCTGTCACCCAAGCCACCATGGCCGCCCAGAAGTTCCTGTCCCACATAGCCTTCCCCATAGCCTTCCCCATGCCGTCAGGGAACTGTAACGGTGACAGCTCAGATCAAACGACGACACACAGACCTACCAGCCTTGTTTCGAAACTTCAACAACAACTGGACACTTCCACAAGGGACAATAATGGTGACAACACGGCTGAACTGTCAGCACAAGAAAATACCAGCCTTGTTTCGAAACTTCAACAACGACTGGACACTGCCACAAGGGACAATAATGGTGACAACACGGCTGAACTGTCAGCACGAGAAAACGCCAGCCTTGCTTCTGATCTTCGAGGAAGACTGGACACTACTACCGCCACAGGGGACAGCAATAGTGACAATACAGCTGAAATGGCAGCACGAGAAAATACCAGCCTTGTTTCAGAGCTTCGAGGACTACTGGACACTACTGCCGCCACAAGGGACAGCAATAGTGACAATACAGCTGAACTGGCAGCACGAGCCAGGCTGCAATTTGCTTCGAGGCTTCGAGGAAGACTGGGCACTATTTTCGCCCCAGGGGATATGTACAACATTGACAAAACAACTCAACAGTTGGTTACCCTGATGAGGCTGGCTTCAGATCTGAAGTGTCCTAAAAGACTGCATACCAATGTCGCAACGTCTCAAAAATTTCCCAGGCCAGCTGCAGAGTTTCGAGAAAGACCGGATGCCAGTGCCGCAACAGGAGACAGCAATGGGTCCAAAGCAAAAACAACAGTGAGAAATGCCAGTAGTCTTTTATGGAGACCAGCAAGACACATGAAACCACTGGTCAAGATCATGAGGCTGAAGTCAGCAGCCAACACTTCTACTACCTCCTCTAGCAGAGCAAATGGAGCATCTGCATCAACATCTGCATCAACATCTGCATCAGCCAGTTCCAATGACATTGGGCAACCTGAAGCAGAAAGAGCAGGTCCATCTTCTTCACCCATTCTTCGCTCTTCTAGAAGAGTGAACAGAGCATCTGCATCAACATCTGCATCAACCTCTGCATCAACATCTGCATCAGCCAGTTACAATGACATTGGGCTACCTGAAGCAACAAGAGCTGGTCCATCTTCTTCACCCATTCTTCGCTCTTCTAACAGATTTAACAGAGCATGTGCATCAACATCTGCATCAGCATCAACATCTGCATCTGCGCAAGGCAGTTCCAATGACATTGTGCAGCCTGAAGCAGCAAGAACTGGTCCATCTTCTTCAGCCACCCTTCACTCTTCTAGCAGAGTGAACAGAGCATCTGCATCTGCATCCGCATCAGCCAGTTCCAATGACATTGCACATCCTAAAGCAAAAAGAGGTGGCCCATCTTCTTCAGCCAACCCTAAGGATGACAATAGACCTATCAAGAAGTTAAGGTCCTTAAGGCTGTCTTGTTCAGATAAGGAACATTGGTTTGTAAAAAACGATGTTGACgttacagatgatgatgatggtgatgactAG
- the LOC136424962 gene encoding serine-rich adhesin for platelets-like: MASHDISQEIQDDVLSCPICNNQLTEPKALPCQHTYCCNCLQELARRADNRRLHCPECRKTVTIPAKGVQAFPTNFLVANVLDKVQQCKEEKKKQADETDMCDVHKQEAQVVCDTCNVVVCNVCLKSGHKEHVFKHIDQEKASKLKEVKSLIKKAKDVSTGIFLVKKRLQRKHNEVKRQIESSAAEAMDIIQCLKKSLLKDLNKRKARKIAKINHIEGKHNALHVKSRMGRATQPAEEAISGNKQVLYKDISYHYSCLSAALSEGAEYQATHVPLLEEVRRLKFVPSSLEQPMLLGHIDEEIDSPSGSNPSSSGTSGNVVRANTKKRAGESLTSDEWDHLNSSDEEDTNLGPASPSSSGTSSKKVINYKAGTRKGKQRPFGTVHSIKVIEESDSLSSSEDKDDPLGGRQRPFGAGRSMKVVEESDSIDCSSEDDNPIGGRRLDLEQPVRVKKSILSPRRSNHPSAAASRSSNSNAGQPGEVPSSIELVLDDDPCSSIALKPLSHMLRNAPRRLTKVEPRPAGGKTVVSSSRTNQASASTSASSTTSLLKNFEFESQPVSQSASSVALKPLSHMSRDAPRRLTKVEPRPASGKTVVSSSRGNQVSASTSAPTIPVLENLEPRSVRGKTSTVSSGIGNQESSSTSTILKDVLEPRPVRRKAYPLSLFTANQVSALTSAPMIPVLENLEPWSVSGRTSPVVARRCIQQSTSASASTVLKDLEPRPVRVKTSSRGIQESASASTSASVSRSRSISSSGASSVPAKREHKSGKAAKRKKMRLEHDDLVPLSEEANSADIDEVEIADCFLDFVTP; the protein is encoded by the exons ATGGCATCCCACGACATTTCCCAAGAGATCCAAGACGATGTTCTGAGCTGTCCAATCTGTAACAACCAGCTGACAGAACCCAAGGCACTGCCCTGTCAGCACACGTACTGCTGTAACTGTCTTCAGGAGCTGGCTAGGCGGGCTGACAACAGACGACTCCATTGTCCTGAGTGCAG GAAAACGGTCACCATCCCAGCAAAAGGAGTGCAAGCCTTCCCCACAAACTTCCTGGTTGCAAATGTCCTGGACAAGGTGCAACAGTgcaaagaagagaagaaaaaacaagCAGACGAGACCGACATGTGTGACGTTCACAAACAGGAAGCCCAGGTGGTGTGTGACACCTGTAATGTTGTTGTCTGCAACGTCTGCTTGAAATCTGGTCACAAAGAGCATGTTTTCAAACACATTGACCAAGAAAAAGCCTCCAAGCTGAAAGAGGTGAAAAGTCTGATCAAGAAAGCTAAGGATGTTTCAACGGGTATCTTTCTTGTGAAAAAACGTTTGCAAAGAAAGCACAACGAGGTTAAACGACAAATTGAATCCAGTGCAGCAGAAGCTATGGATATCATCCAGTGTCTTAAAAAGAGCCTTCTAAAGGATCTTAACAAACGAAAGGCAaggaaaattgcaaaaataaaccATATAGAGGGTAAGCACAATGCACTACATGTAAAAAGCAGAATGGGACGAGCTACACAGCCAGCTGAAGAAGCAATAAGCGGCAACAAACAGGTGCTGTACAAAGATATCTCTTACCACTACTCCTGCCTATCAGCTGCATTGTCAGAAGGAGCTGAGTACCAGGCAACACATGTTCCACTTCTGGAAGAGGTGCGTCGCCTTAAATTTGTACCCAGTTCATTGGAACAGCCAATGCTGTTGGGACACATTGATGAAGAAATTGACAGTCCCTCTGGAAGTAACCCTTCCTCAAGTGGTACTTCAGGCAACGTCGTTAGAGCTAATACGAAGAAGCGTGCCGGTGAATCCCTTACTAGCGATGAATGGGATCACCTGAACAGCTCTGACGAAGAGGATACAAATTTAGGACCAGCATCTCCTTCCTCCAGTGGTACTTCATCGAAGAAAGTCATTAATTATAAAGCTGGTACCAGGAAAGGTAAACAAAGACcatttggaacagtccattccATTAAAGTTATAGAAGAATCTGACAGCCTTTCCAGCTCTGAGGATAAGGATGATCCATTGGGTGGAAGACAAAGACCATTTGGGGCAGGCCGTTCCATGAAAGTCGTAGAAGAATCTGACAGCATTGATTGCAGCTCTGAGGATGACAATCCGATTGGTGGACGTCGCCTTGATTTGGAGCAGCCAGTGAGGGTGAAGAAATCTATTTTATCTCCCAGAAGAAGCAACCATCCCTCTGCAGCAGCAAGCAGGTCATCTAATAGTAATGCTGGACAGCCAGGTGAAGTACCATCTAGTATTGAACTGGTGCTTGATGATGATCCGTGTAGTAGCATTGCTTTAAAGCCTCTGAGTCACATGTTACGCAATGCTCCACGAAGGCTAACAAAAGTGGAGCCTCGGCCAGCAGGTGGGAAGACTGTAGTATCttctagcagaactaaccaggcATCTGCATCAACATCTGCATCATCAACAACATCTTTACTCAAGAACTTTGAGTTTGAGTCTCAGCCAGTAAGCCAGTCAGCCAGTAGCGTTGCTTTGAAGCCTCTGAGTCACATGTCACGCGATGCTCCACGAAGGCTCACAAAAGTGGAGCCTCGGCCAGCAAGTGGGAAGACTGTAGTATCTTCTAGCAGAGGTAACCAGGTATCTGCATCAACATCTGCACCAACAATACCGGTACTCGAGAACTTGGAGCCTCGGTCAGTGAGGGGGAAGACTTCCACTGTATCCTCCGGCATAGGCAACCAGGAATCTTCAtctacatcaacaatactcaaGGACGTCTTGGAGCCTCGGCCAGTGAGGAGGAAGGCCTACCCTCTATCCCTCTTCACAGCCAACCAGGTATCTGCATTAACATCTGCACCAATGATACCGGTACTCGAGAACTTGGAGCCTTGGTCAGTGAGTGGGAGGACTTCTCCTGTAGTCGCACGCAGATGCATCCAGCAATCTACATCTGCATCTGCATCAACGGTGCTCAAGGACTTGGAGCCCCGGCCAGTGAGGGTGAAGACTTCCTCCAGAGGCATCCAAGAATCTGCATCTGCATCtacatctgcatctgtatcaaGAAGCAGGTCCATCTCTAGTAGTGGTGCATCATCAGTTCCAGCCAAACGTGAGCACAAATCAGGAAAGGCTGCAAAGCGCAAGAAGATGAGGCTTGAACATGACGATTTGGTTCCGTTGTCAGAGGAAGCTAATTCTGCTGATATTGATGAGGTAGAGATTGCAGATTGTTTTTTGGATTTCGTGACACCATGA
- the LOC136424964 gene encoding E3 ubiquitin-protein ligase TRIM63-like gives MASNDIFQEIQDDLSCPVCKNQLSQPKALPCQHTFCFSCLQELARLAKNGQFHCPQCRKIVDIPAEGVQAFPTNFLVANILEKFREKKRIDNCTIDLCTNHRKEAHVVCTSCNAVACNACIKSRHHKRCLLENQGGWKNIRQEKATKLKELKNLMKKSMDGPQDLSHVKQRLQERHKDVRRQIESRAAVVIHQVESKKTSLLNELDQQRERKLNMIHIIEAQYDALRRFIPAENAISSNEPLSYRNMSSAVTNLKDAISRGNVYYAKRAFPLLGEVGNVKFERSKVEQPLLGHIVEGSNSPSGSKSSSRSKADTNYKNGKKRSRRVIVNPAIISNSEDEDSPCSSVGLKRRKLRKSTRTLDTLKSRPVPSCSASSSRSNQSSASASASTSRSSQT, from the exons ATGGCATCCAACGACATTTTCCAAGAGATCCAGGATGATCTGAGCTGTCCTGTCTGTAAGAATCAGCTGAGTCAGCCAAAAGCTCTGCCCTGTCAGCACACTTTCTGCTTTAGCTGTCTTCAGGAGCTGGCTAGATTGGCTAAGAATGGACAGTTCCATTGTCCGCAGTGCAG aaaaATTGTTGACATCCCAGCAGAGGGAGTGCAGGCCTTCCCCACCAACTTCCTGGTTGCAAACATCCTGGAAAAATTCAGAGAAAAGAAACGAATAGACAATTGCACGATAGACCTGTGTACGAATCATAGGAAGGAAGCTCATGTAGTATGCACCTCTTGTAATGCTGTTGCCTGCAATGCCTGCATAAAATCTCGTCATCATAAGAGATGTCTTCtggaaaaccaaggaggttggaaAAACATTCGGCAAGAGAAAGCCACCAAGCTAAAAGAGTTGAAAAATCTTATGAAGAAAAGTATGGATGGTCCGCAAGATCTGTCACACGTGAAACAACGTCTACAAGAGAGGCATAAGGATGTCAGAAGACAAATTGAATCTAGGGCGGCGGTGGTCATTCATCAAGTCGAGAGTAAGAAAACTAGTCTTCTCAATGAACTAGACCAACAAAGGGAAAGGAAACTTAATATGATACACATAATCGAggcccagtatgatgcactaaGACGCTTTATTCCAGCTGAAAATGCCATTAGCAGCAATGAGCCATTATCGTATAGAAACATGTCGTCTGCCGTCACTAATCTAAAAGATGCAATATCAAGGGGAAATGTCTACTACGCAAAACGTGCATTTCCACTTCTGGGCGAGGTTGGTAACGTGAAGTTTGAGCGTAGCAAAGTAGAACAGCCACTGTTGGGACACATAGTTGAAGGAAGTAACAGTCCCTCTGGAAGTAAGTCTTCCTCAAGAAGTAAAGCTGATACTAATTATAAGAATGGAAAAAAGAGATCTCGTAGGGTGATAGTGAATCCAGCAATCATTTCCAACTCTGAAGATGAAGACAGTCCGTGTAGTAGCGTTGGTTTGAAGCGTCGCAAGCTACGGAAATCAACAAGGACACTCGACACATTGAAGTCTCGGCCAGTTCCAAGTTGCAGTGCATCTTCCAGCAGAAGCAACCAGTCATCTGCATCTGCATCTGCATCAACAAGCAGATCCAGCCAAACTTAG